A portion of the Candidatus Nitrosotenuis aquarius genome contains these proteins:
- a CDS encoding DUF1059 domain-containing protein — protein MTFKLTCSDYGFECGFTISGEKSLSMIKKLRDHFENEHGIDYSVDAVIQMLVNKGHTRDSIRNN, from the coding sequence ATGACATTCAAGCTTACATGCTCTGATTACGGATTTGAGTGCGGGTTTACCATATCAGGTGAAAAAAGCCTCAGCATGATCAAAAAGCTTCGAGACCATTTTGAAAACGAGCACGGAATAGACTATTCGGTAGATGCAGTAATTCAGATGTTAGTAAACAAAGGCCACACACGAGATTCAATTAGAAACAACTAG
- a CDS encoding zinc-dependent dehydrogenase — MKTASVKGPSLVDVTETTKPTVGPGDILVKMQSCGICGSDVEKVFGKYGQPSMRLGHEPAGIIVEVGANVRDFKKGDRVFTHHHVPCYSCHLCNHGNETMCPKYYETNLSPCGLSEEYVVPEWNVSHGGVLKIPDSMSFDEAALIEPLACCIRSWNKFKSQKGDTAAIFGAGPTGMMHVMLAQSQEFSKIFALDLNDFRLDYAKSIGAIPLKSGTPQSIQKILEETANQGVDVSIVATGALSAVTDAIALTRKGGTIVMFGVPSKGATLSVDMSVVYSKELTLVTSYAASDRDTKQALDLVSTGKVPAKKLITHRYSLAESQKAFEHAHTGHNAMKIVING; from the coding sequence ATGAAGACTGCATCAGTCAAAGGACCGTCTCTTGTTGATGTCACAGAAACAACAAAGCCGACTGTGGGTCCTGGCGACATTTTAGTAAAAATGCAGTCCTGCGGAATTTGTGGCTCTGATGTGGAAAAGGTATTTGGAAAATATGGCCAGCCATCAATGAGACTTGGACACGAGCCAGCAGGAATAATAGTCGAAGTCGGCGCAAATGTCAGGGATTTCAAAAAAGGAGACCGAGTCTTTACCCATCACCACGTACCGTGTTATTCATGCCATTTGTGCAATCATGGAAATGAGACCATGTGCCCAAAGTATTATGAGACTAATCTGTCCCCATGCGGATTATCAGAGGAATATGTCGTGCCGGAATGGAATGTGTCCCATGGCGGGGTGCTGAAAATACCGGATTCAATGTCGTTTGATGAGGCTGCATTGATAGAGCCCCTGGCGTGCTGTATTAGGTCCTGGAACAAGTTCAAATCTCAAAAAGGCGACACTGCGGCAATCTTTGGAGCAGGCCCAACCGGCATGATGCATGTAATGCTTGCACAGTCGCAAGAATTCTCCAAAATATTTGCACTGGATCTTAATGACTTTAGGCTGGATTATGCAAAATCAATTGGAGCAATTCCTCTAAAGTCCGGCACGCCCCAATCGATTCAAAAAATCCTAGAGGAAACAGCAAACCAAGGTGTCGATGTATCTATTGTGGCAACGGGCGCACTGTCTGCGGTAACTGATGCCATAGCGCTCACAAGAAAGGGCGGCACAATAGTCATGTTTGGTGTCCCATCAAAGGGCGCCACGCTAAGTGTGGACATGAGCGTTGTTTACTCTAAGGAGCTAACACTGGTTACAAGCTATGCAGCATCAGACCGGGACACAAAGCAGGCACTCGATCTAGTATCAACAGGCAAAGTTCCTGCAAAAAAGCTAATCACACATCGATACTCATTGGCAGAATCGCAAAAAGCATTTGAGCATGCACATACAGGCCACAATGCCATGAAGATAGTAATAAACGGCTGA
- a CDS encoding isocitrate/isopropylmalate dehydrogenase family protein, protein MYKISLITGDGIGPELSESVISVLNTIHDKSGVKFDIQKLLAGDIALKQYGKALPDQTLDAIKKSDVCMKAPVGESAADVIVVLRRMLDLYANIRPAKSYPGMNALKDGIDMVIVRENTEDLYTGQEFETPGAAVAFRIISEKASTKIAKYAFETARQRSGKKRVTCVHKSNVMRKTDGLFSRVCADVAKSYSDIQFDQMYVDACAMNLIRRPETFDVIVTTNLFGDILSDESSEVVGGLGMAPAANIGDNFALFEPVHGAAFDIAGKGIANPSSFILSAKMMLEWLGKKHNDPKCFEIARKLESAVYGVVNRGIKTVDIGGTKSTSEFTKEIVSLL, encoded by the coding sequence TTGTACAAGATCTCACTAATCACCGGAGACGGTATTGGACCTGAACTATCCGAGTCTGTCATTTCTGTATTGAATACAATCCATGACAAATCTGGTGTAAAATTCGACATTCAAAAATTGCTTGCGGGGGACATTGCACTAAAGCAGTATGGAAAAGCATTGCCTGATCAAACACTGGATGCAATCAAAAAATCCGATGTCTGTATGAAGGCACCCGTTGGCGAATCAGCTGCTGATGTCATAGTGGTGTTGCGCAGAATGCTAGACTTGTATGCAAATATTCGTCCTGCAAAATCTTACCCTGGAATGAATGCCCTAAAGGATGGAATTGATATGGTAATTGTGCGTGAAAATACCGAGGATTTGTACACTGGCCAAGAGTTTGAGACACCAGGTGCTGCCGTGGCATTTAGGATAATCTCAGAAAAGGCATCTACAAAAATTGCAAAATATGCGTTTGAGACAGCAAGACAACGAAGTGGCAAAAAAAGAGTCACATGTGTGCACAAATCAAACGTAATGAGAAAAACAGATGGCTTGTTCTCTCGGGTTTGCGCAGATGTTGCAAAATCCTATTCAGATATACAATTTGATCAAATGTATGTTGATGCATGCGCGATGAATTTGATCAGGCGTCCTGAAACATTTGATGTCATAGTGACTACGAATCTATTTGGCGATATTCTATCTGACGAGTCATCTGAGGTGGTAGGTGGATTGGGAATGGCGCCAGCTGCAAACATTGGTGATAATTTTGCATTATTTGAGCCAGTCCATGGTGCAGCATTTGACATTGCTGGAAAAGGGATTGCAAATCCTTCTTCGTTCATTCTATCTGCAAAAATGATGCTAGAGTGGCTAGGAAAAAAGCATAATGATCCTAAATGCTTTGAAATTGCCAGAAAACTGGAATCTGCAGTATATGGTGTAGTAAACAGGGGAATCAAAACTGTAGATATTGGCGGAACTAAATCTACGTCCGAGTTTACCAAAGAAATAGTTTCTTTGTTATGA
- the ilvB gene encoding biosynthetic-type acetolactate synthase large subunit: MEKISGARSLIKALEKQGVKEIFGLPGGANLPMYDELYKSNIRHILVRHEQSAAHMADGFGRVSRRAGVCFATSGPGATNIVTGLATANADSAPMVAITGQVPTAMIGRDAFQESDIIGIANPVVKYSFQPTKATDIPEVVKKGFYIAETGRPGAVLIDIPKDVQTNEAEIPFPEEVKIRGYHPWTDPDIVAIEKAIKLLLSSTKPVILAGGGVIISSAFAELQSLAEMLMIPVVSTFKGKGAFPENHALSLGPIGMHGHAEANKIMSEADCVLAIGTRFSDRSVGRFDEFEKNLKIIHLDVDPAEIGKNQTTSVAIVGDVKASLRIFVKLLMQKAFKKTEENEWLKHVTEVKQYWRDNLKLHPGELTAAKILRKLREVMPAQSIVTTEVGQHQMWASLFYDVISPGTFFSSTGLGTMGWGFPAAIGAKAARPDLPVVDIAGDGSFNMTENSLATSVLDNLPVIVFLVNNYTLGMVAQWQRTFYDRRMIGVDQKQCPDYCKLAESYGAQGIRVGDLNELGQAIKAGLKSDVATVIDIPIDPEEDVLPFVAPGTSLKDMILPS; encoded by the coding sequence ATGGAAAAAATTTCAGGCGCAAGATCGTTAATCAAAGCATTAGAAAAACAAGGAGTAAAAGAAATCTTCGGGCTACCGGGAGGTGCAAACCTTCCAATGTATGATGAGCTCTACAAGAGCAACATTCGACATATTCTAGTTCGACACGAGCAATCAGCTGCACACATGGCAGACGGATTTGGCAGAGTTTCAAGGCGTGCAGGTGTGTGCTTTGCAACATCCGGCCCTGGCGCTACAAATATCGTGACAGGCCTTGCAACTGCAAACGCAGACTCGGCGCCAATGGTGGCAATAACAGGACAGGTGCCAACTGCCATGATAGGACGCGACGCTTTCCAGGAAAGCGACATTATTGGAATAGCAAACCCAGTTGTAAAATATTCATTCCAGCCAACCAAGGCAACCGACATTCCAGAGGTGGTCAAAAAGGGATTCTACATTGCAGAGACAGGAAGACCGGGCGCAGTACTGATCGATATACCTAAAGATGTTCAGACAAACGAAGCAGAGATTCCATTCCCTGAAGAAGTCAAAATCCGTGGTTACCATCCATGGACTGATCCAGACATTGTCGCAATAGAAAAAGCAATCAAGTTGTTATTGTCATCTACAAAGCCAGTAATTCTAGCTGGTGGCGGTGTCATAATATCATCAGCGTTTGCGGAATTGCAATCACTAGCTGAAATGCTAATGATTCCGGTGGTGTCAACATTCAAGGGCAAGGGAGCATTTCCAGAAAACCACGCACTATCACTAGGCCCAATAGGTATGCATGGACACGCAGAAGCAAACAAGATAATGTCTGAAGCCGACTGTGTGTTAGCAATAGGAACTAGATTCTCTGACAGATCAGTAGGAAGATTTGACGAATTTGAGAAAAACCTCAAAATCATACACCTAGATGTCGACCCTGCAGAAATTGGCAAAAACCAGACAACCAGTGTTGCAATAGTGGGTGATGTCAAGGCGTCATTGAGAATATTTGTCAAATTATTGATGCAAAAGGCATTTAAAAAGACAGAAGAAAACGAATGGCTCAAACACGTAACCGAAGTAAAGCAATACTGGCGAGACAATCTAAAATTACATCCGGGAGAATTGACTGCAGCAAAAATCTTGCGCAAACTACGCGAGGTAATGCCGGCACAATCTATAGTTACAACCGAGGTAGGCCAGCACCAAATGTGGGCATCATTATTCTATGATGTAATATCTCCTGGCACTTTCTTTAGCTCAACTGGTCTTGGTACCATGGGCTGGGGGTTCCCGGCAGCAATTGGTGCAAAGGCAGCTAGGCCAGACTTGCCAGTAGTGGACATTGCAGGCGATGGCAGCTTTAACATGACGGAAAACTCGCTAGCTACGTCGGTCCTAGACAATTTGCCGGTAATCGTATTTTTAGTAAACAACTACACCCTTGGAATGGTTGCCCAGTGGCAGAGAACATTCTATGACAGAAGAATGATTGGCGTTGACCAAAAACAATGCCCTGACTATTGCAAGCTAGCAGAATCATACGGCGCGCAGGGAATCAGAGTGGGCGACCTAAACGAGCTAGGCCAAGCAATCAAGGCAGGACTAAAATCCGACGTTGCAACGGTAATTGACATTCCAATCGACCCAGAAGAAGACGTGTTGCCGTTTGTGGCGCCTGGAACATCACTTAAGGACATGATCCTACCATCCTAG
- the lsrF gene encoding 3-hydroxy-5-phosphonooxypentane-2,4-dione thiolase, with protein sequence MASILKPNNGRGVMLAVDHGYFLGPTEKLEVPKRTISPIVRYCDSLMVTRGVVRSSVDPNFPVPIVLRVSGGASIIGEDLSNEEITTSIKDAIRINATAVTMSIFVGAKYEHKSLVGLGHLVNEAEEYGLPVLAVTAVGKELAKRDARYLSLSCRIAAEFGAHMVKTYYCDDFQKVVNSCPVPIIVAGGPKIPERDALALTYNSIKAGAAGVDMGRNIWQSQYPVAMIRAVRAIVHSNYNLDQAYKLFQQLAKGQPVQQNNRGNFNPNQNRNQNRPQGNRPNPQGNRQNQKNQQRRPQQNRPNNQNQKPGQPNQPKPNQKPNHGKPQNQNKPQNKPQQKQGQKPPNKPNQGKPQNQNKQQNKPQQKPNQPKPTQQPKPAAQPVTPAPAAPKPQ encoded by the coding sequence ATGGCGAGCATTCTGAAGCCAAACAACGGCAGAGGAGTAATGCTTGCAGTAGATCACGGCTATTTTCTTGGACCAACAGAAAAACTCGAAGTACCAAAAAGAACAATTTCTCCAATTGTGAGATACTGTGACTCTTTGATGGTAACAAGAGGTGTAGTTAGAAGCTCAGTTGATCCAAATTTCCCAGTGCCAATAGTGCTTCGAGTCTCAGGCGGCGCAAGCATCATTGGCGAAGACCTCTCAAACGAGGAAATTACAACCAGCATCAAAGACGCAATCAGAATTAACGCAACGGCAGTAACAATGTCTATTTTTGTAGGCGCAAAATATGAGCACAAGTCTCTAGTCGGCTTAGGACACCTAGTAAATGAGGCAGAAGAATATGGCTTGCCGGTACTGGCTGTTACCGCAGTAGGAAAAGAGCTGGCAAAGCGAGACGCAAGATACCTGTCATTGTCATGCAGAATTGCAGCTGAATTTGGCGCACACATGGTAAAGACCTATTATTGCGATGACTTTCAAAAGGTAGTCAACTCTTGCCCAGTGCCAATCATAGTGGCTGGCGGACCAAAAATCCCAGAGCGCGACGCACTAGCCCTGACATACAACTCCATCAAGGCAGGTGCTGCAGGCGTAGACATGGGACGAAACATCTGGCAATCACAATACCCCGTGGCAATGATTAGGGCAGTACGAGCTATCGTTCACTCTAATTACAACTTGGACCAAGCATACAAGCTGTTCCAACAACTGGCAAAAGGACAACCAGTACAACAAAACAACAGGGGCAACTTTAATCCAAACCAAAACAGAAACCAAAACCGACCACAAGGAAACAGGCCAAATCCACAAGGAAATAGGCAAAACCAAAAAAACCAACAAAGACGCCCACAACAAAACAGACCAAACAACCAAAACCAAAAGCCAGGACAACCAAATCAACCTAAACCAAACCAAAAACCAAACCACGGAAAACCTCAGAACCAAAACAAACCACAGAACAAACCTCAACAAAAACAAGGACAAAAACCACCAAACAAACCAAACCAAGGAAAACCACAAAACCAAAACAAGCAACAAAACAAGCCACAACAAAAACCAAACCAACCAAAACCAACACAACAACCAAAGCCAGCTGCACAACCGGTAACTCCTGCACCAGCAGCTCCAAAACCGCAATAA
- a CDS encoding 2-isopropylmalate synthase, whose product MRVRIFDTTLRDGEQTPGVALSPEKKLSIAQKLDQLGVDAIEAGFPVISEGEQQGIKMITKAGLKAEICGLARTNKKDIDAAIDCGLKYIHTFIATSDIHLQYKLKMTREQALAKAIEAVEYGKSHGLQVEFSAEDATRTDRAFLKHVFGEVAKAGADRIDIPDTVGYSTPQYIAEITRDAIDATHLPISVHCHNDFGLAVANAISGVQAGASCAHVTINGIGERAGNASLEEFVMALQCLQFGDQKWETGINTKLLYETSKFVSNLVGIKVQPNKAIVGENAFGHESGIHTHGILNNPLTYEPISPELVGRTRWLQVGKHAGIHGVSAMLEEYGVKPNEDQLKQILDKVKAIGDQGKQVTEVELVSIANEILSEHPIKRIVQLAGFSVSTGIGTMPYAFVKLNIDGSDYSGTDFGVGPVDAAINAIQKTTGEIAKVRVKEYKLDSISGGADALCEVTIKVEDAYGNVASAKSIGEDIVTTSVQAVIEGINRIMFKNTLKQKKFGS is encoded by the coding sequence ATGCGAGTTAGAATATTTGATACCACATTACGGGACGGCGAGCAAACCCCTGGTGTTGCACTATCCCCAGAAAAAAAGCTCTCCATAGCCCAAAAACTAGACCAGCTAGGCGTCGATGCAATAGAGGCAGGCTTTCCAGTGATATCGGAAGGCGAGCAACAAGGAATTAAGATGATTACAAAGGCTGGACTCAAAGCAGAAATCTGCGGCCTAGCTAGGACCAACAAAAAAGACATTGACGCCGCAATTGACTGCGGATTAAAGTACATTCACACATTTATCGCAACATCTGACATTCACTTGCAGTACAAGCTAAAAATGACTCGAGAGCAGGCGCTAGCCAAGGCAATTGAGGCAGTAGAATATGGAAAATCCCATGGACTACAAGTAGAGTTTTCTGCAGAAGATGCTACAAGGACAGATCGTGCGTTTCTAAAGCATGTCTTTGGCGAAGTAGCTAAAGCGGGAGCAGACAGAATAGACATTCCAGATACCGTGGGTTATTCCACACCGCAATACATTGCAGAAATCACACGCGATGCAATCGATGCAACACACCTTCCGATTTCAGTTCACTGCCACAATGACTTTGGCCTAGCCGTTGCAAACGCAATCTCTGGCGTTCAGGCAGGCGCATCATGCGCACACGTTACAATAAACGGAATTGGAGAACGGGCAGGAAACGCATCACTAGAGGAATTTGTAATGGCATTGCAATGTCTACAGTTCGGTGATCAAAAATGGGAAACCGGAATCAACACCAAGTTACTATACGAGACTTCAAAATTCGTATCAAACCTAGTTGGAATCAAGGTCCAGCCAAACAAGGCAATAGTGGGCGAGAACGCATTTGGCCACGAGTCTGGAATCCACACACACGGTATACTAAACAATCCTTTGACATATGAGCCAATCAGCCCAGAACTAGTTGGAAGAACACGTTGGCTACAGGTAGGAAAGCATGCTGGAATCCACGGAGTCTCTGCAATGCTAGAAGAATATGGAGTCAAACCAAACGAGGACCAGCTAAAGCAAATTCTGGATAAGGTAAAGGCAATTGGAGACCAAGGAAAGCAGGTAACAGAGGTGGAGCTAGTATCAATTGCAAATGAAATACTATCAGAACACCCAATCAAAAGAATCGTTCAGCTAGCAGGATTTTCAGTATCTACAGGTATAGGCACAATGCCGTATGCATTTGTCAAGCTAAACATTGATGGTTCTGACTATAGCGGAACCGACTTTGGAGTAGGCCCAGTAGATGCAGCAATCAATGCCATTCAGAAAACCACCGGAGAGATTGCAAAGGTGCGAGTAAAAGAGTACAAACTAGACTCTATTTCTGGAGGAGCAGACGCACTCTGTGAGGTTACCATAAAAGTCGAGGACGCATACGGAAATGTCGCATCTGCCAAGTCAATTGGTGAAGACATTGTCACAACAAGCGTCCAGGCAGTAATAGAAGGCATTAACAGAATAATGTTCAAAAACACGCTAAAGCAGAAAAAATTCGGCAGCTAG
- the ilvN gene encoding acetolactate synthase small subunit, protein MWAILSILVENKPGILFKVTHLFRSRNFNIDSISVGVTQNPEFSKMTITTIGDEKQIEQIVKQLDKMIDTIEVKRLDDKKTVFRELSLFRVKVSKPSDSMEINNIANSFGAKVHDARRDSIMVELTATPEQINNLQELLAPYEILDIARTGVAALQRGGD, encoded by the coding sequence GTGTGGGCAATCTTATCAATTCTAGTAGAAAACAAGCCTGGAATACTATTCAAGGTGACTCACTTGTTTCGCTCCAGAAACTTTAACATTGATTCAATCTCTGTTGGCGTGACTCAGAACCCGGAATTCTCCAAGATGACAATTACCACAATAGGCGATGAAAAACAAATAGAGCAAATCGTAAAGCAACTAGACAAAATGATTGATACCATAGAGGTAAAGAGACTAGACGACAAAAAAACAGTATTTCGGGAGTTGTCGTTGTTTAGAGTCAAAGTGTCAAAGCCGTCGGATTCCATGGAAATCAACAACATAGCAAACTCGTTTGGCGCCAAGGTTCATGACGCAAGACGCGACTCTATCATGGTGGAACTCACTGCCACGCCTGAGCAGATCAACAATCTTCAAGAGCTACTAGCACCCTATGAAATACTAGACATTGCAAGGACTGGCGTTGCTGCACTACAAAGGGGCGGGGACTGA
- a CDS encoding pyrimidine dimer DNA glycosylase/endonuclease V, whose product MRVWDIQPKKLCREHLLGEHRELHAIWTILTQGKTGYSHHPETLRWRGKLHALYHRHDLLVSEMIRRGYNHNSNLDKRLASGTRTQNDFVDSYQDQIKILRQKNCACEV is encoded by the coding sequence ATGCGTGTCTGGGATATCCAACCAAAAAAACTGTGCCGGGAACATTTGCTTGGTGAACACAGAGAACTACATGCGATTTGGACAATTCTGACGCAAGGCAAGACTGGATATTCACATCATCCTGAGACATTGCGCTGGCGGGGAAAATTACATGCGCTATATCACAGACATGATTTGCTAGTTAGCGAGATGATCAGGCGGGGATACAACCACAACAGCAACCTGGATAAAAGACTGGCAAGTGGCACTAGAACACAAAATGATTTTGTTGATTCCTATCAGGACCAAATCAAAATTCTAAGACAGAAAAATTGCGCATGCGAGGTCTGA
- a CDS encoding V-type ATP synthase subunit F — protein sequence MKIVTIGSRIFVTSFQLAGVQGVVVDTPQNAFSEVKKLADDPDVGLVLISEDMSTPISTELTKLRATKSKPLIFALPASGSEKKEVDYRKMLKTILGV from the coding sequence GTGAAGATTGTAACTATAGGCAGCAGAATCTTTGTTACAAGCTTTCAGCTTGCAGGAGTACAGGGTGTAGTAGTTGATACTCCACAAAATGCGTTTTCCGAGGTAAAAAAACTAGCAGACGATCCTGATGTTGGTCTAGTCTTGATATCAGAAGACATGTCGACTCCAATTAGCACAGAGCTGACCAAGCTTCGCGCAACAAAATCAAAACCCCTCATATTTGCACTTCCGGCGTCCGGCTCTGAGAAAAAGGAAGTCGACTATAGAAAAATGCTCAAGACAATCTTGGGCGTCTAG
- a CDS encoding nuclear transport factor 2 family protein → MSDREDIIKTIETFFEAGKTKDLTPLREIQLNDPAFSSFSDLPPYDLKDYKTSVELEELRFVSISDYDYSIRNPKISIFGDVAVVAFELTQKGMLVDTKAYTGEFMEIQGRATFVLVKKESWKIAHIHLSKI, encoded by the coding sequence TTGTCAGACAGAGAAGACATTATCAAAACAATAGAGACATTCTTTGAGGCAGGCAAGACCAAGGACCTCACACCGTTGCGGGAAATACAGCTAAATGATCCTGCGTTTTCATCATTTTCGGACTTGCCGCCATATGACCTCAAAGACTACAAGACATCAGTAGAGCTGGAAGAGCTTCGATTCGTCTCAATATCAGACTATGATTATTCCATTAGAAACCCAAAGATAAGCATCTTTGGTGATGTTGCAGTGGTGGCATTTGAGCTAACACAGAAGGGAATGCTAGTTGACACCAAGGCATACACCGGCGAATTCATGGAGATACAGGGACGAGCCACCTTTGTTCTAGTCAAAAAAGAGAGCTGGAAAATAGCCCATATTCACCTATCAAAGATCTAA
- a CDS encoding metallophosphoesterase, translating to MMKTKPIPGEAALVLEGDKKHLVLTDLHVGFEDSLAQNKIFVGKNTTLNESIQKITSLIDSVKPDSLILLGDVKSGISRISKSEWDEVPKLLSALAEKTETILIPGNHDANISHLTPSSITLISSLGMILEDTLLTHGHTMPTENFSHVSKIVMGHVHPVFFDENSILNGQRVWVSIRTQKENIFPSESGELEIIIVPSFNRYFYATKKKSYKKSISPIIEKIKGDLSAKIVTLDGTIIGDESSLSQVI from the coding sequence TTGATGAAAACAAAGCCAATACCAGGCGAAGCTGCACTAGTCCTAGAAGGAGACAAAAAACACCTAGTCCTAACTGACCTGCATGTCGGCTTTGAAGATAGTCTTGCGCAAAACAAGATCTTTGTTGGAAAAAACACCACACTAAACGAATCCATCCAAAAGATAACATCTTTAATCGACTCTGTAAAGCCAGACTCACTCATCTTGCTAGGTGATGTAAAATCAGGAATTTCCAGAATCTCAAAGTCAGAATGGGATGAGGTGCCAAAGTTGTTATCGGCACTGGCAGAAAAAACCGAGACAATACTCATACCGGGAAACCACGACGCAAACATTTCCCATCTTACGCCATCAAGCATAACTTTGATCAGCTCCCTTGGGATGATCCTAGAAGACACACTGCTCACACATGGCCATACAATGCCTACTGAGAATTTTTCGCACGTGTCAAAAATCGTGATGGGTCATGTCCACCCAGTTTTCTTTGATGAGAATTCGATTCTGAACGGCCAGCGCGTCTGGGTCTCAATTAGGACGCAAAAAGAAAACATCTTCCCATCAGAGTCTGGAGAACTGGAAATAATCATCGTGCCGTCGTTTAATCGGTATTTTTACGCAACCAAGAAAAAATCATACAAAAAATCAATCTCCCCAATCATAGAAAAGATCAAAGGGGATCTGTCTGCAAAAATAGTAACCCTGGATGGCACAATAATCGGCGACGAATCATCACTGTCTCAAGTAATCTAG
- a CDS encoding sensor histidine kinase, with translation MNKKTNDSTNVERKIYFTKNKENTDTKNPSDFEQIEFAENFVDLDNSDDSLEVDVLDMTEDDRMRLLRSVIDREKKELDTMMRLVEKQTQSIQNSRKMLTDKQLLLQLELSKKASKFSTNEKLSLIGDLSVKMAHDIKNPITVLKSQIELLKLQFSKNENSIMLGSLNRMDKAISIIMTQFDDMLHFLREEPQYDFEECDVRQIIRDALFGIKIPSNINLRWPSNDIALLCDKSKLQRVFANLIQNSIHAMENGGEISVEISENKEDVTIKVQDSGPGIAEDKLDKIFQPLFTTKKYGTGLGLVICKQIVEAHHGSISLHNNPTTFTIKIPKQSRKN, from the coding sequence ATGAATAAAAAGACTAACGATTCAACAAATGTGGAAAGGAAAATCTACTTTACTAAAAACAAAGAAAACACAGACACCAAGAATCCAAGCGATTTTGAACAAATAGAATTTGCAGAAAATTTTGTGGACCTTGACAACTCTGATGATTCGCTAGAAGTTGATGTGCTTGATATGACAGAAGATGATCGAATGCGCTTACTACGATCAGTCATAGACCGTGAAAAAAAGGAATTGGACACCATGATGCGCCTAGTCGAAAAACAAACACAAAGCATCCAAAATTCACGAAAAATGCTGACTGACAAACAGCTATTATTGCAACTGGAGCTCTCAAAAAAGGCAAGCAAATTCTCTACAAATGAGAAACTCTCCCTGATAGGTGATCTGTCTGTTAAGATGGCTCACGACATAAAAAACCCAATCACGGTATTGAAGTCCCAGATTGAGCTTTTAAAATTACAATTCTCAAAAAACGAAAATTCCATAATGCTTGGCTCATTGAATCGAATGGACAAGGCAATCTCAATAATAATGACTCAATTTGATGACATGCTTCATTTTCTGCGGGAAGAACCTCAATATGATTTTGAAGAATGTGACGTCAGACAAATAATACGTGATGCGTTATTTGGAATAAAAATACCATCTAACATCAATCTGAGATGGCCATCAAACGACATTGCCCTTTTGTGTGACAAGAGCAAGCTCCAGCGCGTTTTTGCAAATCTGATCCAGAATTCAATTCATGCTATGGAAAACGGTGGCGAAATATCTGTTGAAATATCCGAAAACAAAGAAGATGTCACAATTAAGGTTCAAGACTCTGGTCCTGGCATTGCAGAAGACAAACTGGACAAGATCTTCCAGCCGCTATTTACCACCAAAAAATATGGCACGGGATTGGGGCTGGTAATTTGCAAACAAATCGTAGAAGCACACCACGGAAGTATCTCCTTACACAACAACCCTACCACATTTACAATAAAAATTCCTAAACAATCAAGAAAGAATTAG